AAAAAAGTACGTTTCAAAACTTACTTTAGAAGAATTTTCAGGCAGTACAGATACATTTCCTCTATATTGCATCAAAAAAACTATAGAGGACAAATATGGCACGTATATCTATTTTGATAATGTCTATATAACGCTGGATGAGTTTGTACGAAACATGGAAGAAGAAAAAAAATACTACTTTGGTTCAGCAATAGACTACCATTTTTAAAGCAAGGGAAGAACTTTTCTTTATGCGTTAAATAAACATAAATAGTCTGTAATCAAGGCACGTATCTAAAATGAGAAAAGTTTTAGATACGTGCCTTTTTTATTTTTAAAAATCAAAAGGAGGAATTAGATTATGAATAAAGTCTATCAGTACGTGACAGAACGTATCATCAAAAAAATGGAACAAGGCGAAATACCGTGGAAAAAAGGCTGGATGAACACACCAGCCTTAAATTATGTAACAAGGAAACCGTATAAAGGCATAAACAAATTGCTTTTGGACGGCGGAGAATATCTTACGTTTAATCAAGTCCAGCAACTAAAAGGTAAAATCAAAAAAGGCGCAAAGGCTGAAATAGTTGTCTTTTACACGACCTATACAAAAACAGAAAAAATCACAAACACAGAAACAGGACAGGAAGAGGAAAAAGAAATCACAATACCAGTTCTTAAATACTATAACGTCTTTAACTTAAAAAACGTTGAAGGTATACCGTCTAAACTTAAAAAGATCGAACATGAACCTATTAAGGAAGCTGAACAGGTTATATCAGGCTACAAACAATGTCCTGAAATAGTCCATGAAAATCC
This portion of the Thermoanaerobacterium sp. RBIITD genome encodes:
- a CDS encoding zincin-like metallopeptidase domain-containing protein, producing the protein MNKVYQYVTERIIKKMEQGEIPWKKGWMNTPALNYVTRKPYKGINKLLLDGGEYLTFNQVQQLKGKIKKGAKAEIVVFYTTYTKTEKITNTETGQEEEKEITIPVLKYYNVFNLKNVEGIPSKLKKIEHEPIKEAEQVISGYKQCPEIVHENPDKACYFPLKDIINVPEKGFFKDINEYYSTLFHEMIHSTGHETRLKRFSNSPDEHMFGSDSYSKEELVAELGAAMLCEHVGILNRIIDNSAAYLQSWIKVLKDDMTLIVHASGKAQKAVDYILGVKEEE